The following proteins are encoded in a genomic region of Mycolicibacterium rutilum:
- a CDS encoding DUF4189 domain-containing protein, translating to MTTITRGRRARSTAAVVLAAAATTAGMIVAAAPAHAADQYIALAVGFVNENPPVTMAGGSGINSTEEGAAMSALTNCSGNGAGHCAAQVIAKNECAAAASNDYGERTGASAATLSAAQSKAKSLLQNQQGAKIIVSGCANGSTPPPPNDPPPPPPAPKLGPTVSFNTVIGGLEAHITDRSGVSSQCTYATDNFNRSFGLAANSTYDLRIVPAVPRFRNWTVTITCDNGTSTTATTYF from the coding sequence ATGACCACCATCACCAGGGGCCGACGCGCCCGCAGCACCGCCGCCGTCGTACTGGCCGCCGCCGCGACCACCGCCGGCATGATCGTCGCCGCTGCGCCGGCGCACGCCGCCGACCAGTACATCGCTCTCGCAGTCGGATTCGTCAACGAGAATCCTCCCGTCACGATGGCCGGAGGCTCGGGAATCAACTCCACCGAGGAGGGCGCCGCGATGAGCGCGCTGACCAACTGTTCGGGCAACGGCGCCGGCCACTGCGCCGCGCAGGTCATCGCGAAGAACGAATGCGCCGCGGCCGCGTCGAACGACTACGGCGAGCGCACCGGGGCTTCTGCCGCAACGCTTTCGGCCGCCCAGAGCAAGGCCAAGAGCCTGCTGCAGAATCAGCAGGGCGCGAAGATCATCGTCTCGGGCTGCGCGAACGGTTCCACGCCGCCGCCGCCGAACGACCCGCCGCCGCCTCCGCCCGCGCCGAAGCTGGGTCCGACGGTCTCGTTCAACACGGTCATCGGCGGGCTGGAAGCCCACATCACCGATCGCAGCGGGGTGTCGTCGCAGTGCACGTACGCGACCGACAACTTCAACCGCAGCTTCGGGCTGGCCGCGAACTCGACCTACGACCTCAGGATCGTCCCGGCCGTTCCGCGGTTCCGCAATTGGACCGTCACGATCACCTGTGACAACGGGACCAGCACGACGGCGACGACCTACTTCTGA
- the ftsX gene encoding permease-like cell division protein FtsX encodes MRFGFLINEVLTGFRRNVTMTVAMILTTAISIGLFGGGLLVVRLADQSRNIYLDRVESQVFLTNDVSANDPSCDADPCKALRQQIEDRDDVRSVRFLNRDEAYDDAITKFPQYKDVAGRDAFPASFIVKLNNPEQHKDFDQAMVGQPGVLNVLNQKDLIDRLFAVLDGISNAAFAVALVQAIGAVLLIANMVQVAAYTRRTEIGIMRLVGASRWYTQLPFLVEAMLAALIGVVIAIVGLIVVRALFLENALNQFYQANLIAKVDYADVLYFSAPLMLFLGLAMSGVTAYVTLRLYIRR; translated from the coding sequence GTGCGCTTCGGCTTCCTCATCAACGAGGTCCTCACCGGATTTCGTCGCAACGTCACCATGACCGTCGCGATGATCTTGACGACCGCGATCTCGATCGGCCTGTTCGGCGGCGGCTTGCTGGTCGTGCGGTTGGCCGACCAGTCCCGCAACATCTACCTCGACCGGGTCGAGAGCCAGGTCTTCCTGACCAACGACGTGTCGGCCAACGACCCGTCGTGTGACGCCGACCCGTGCAAGGCGCTGCGCCAGCAGATCGAGGACCGCGACGACGTCCGTTCGGTGCGCTTCCTCAACCGCGACGAGGCCTACGACGACGCGATCACGAAGTTCCCGCAGTACAAGGACGTCGCGGGCCGCGACGCGTTCCCGGCGTCGTTCATCGTCAAGCTCAACAATCCCGAGCAGCACAAGGACTTCGACCAGGCGATGGTCGGCCAACCCGGTGTGCTCAACGTGCTCAACCAGAAGGACCTGATCGACCGGTTGTTCGCGGTGCTGGACGGGATCAGCAACGCGGCGTTCGCGGTCGCGCTGGTGCAGGCGATCGGCGCAGTGCTGTTGATAGCCAACATGGTTCAAGTCGCGGCCTACACCCGGCGCACCGAGATCGGCATCATGCGCCTGGTCGGCGCGAGTCGCTGGTACACGCAGTTACCGTTCCTCGTCGAGGCGATGCTGGCCGCGTTGATCGGTGTGGTGATCGCGATCGTCGGGCTGATCGTGGTGCGGGCGCTGTTCCTGGAGAACGCACTCAACCAGTTCTACCAAGCGAATCTCATCGCCAAGGTCGACTACGCCGACGTGCTGTACTTCAGCGCCCCGCTGATGCTGTTCCTGGGGTTGGCGATGTCGGGTGTCACGGCGTACGTCACACTACGGCTCTACATACGAAGGTAG
- a CDS encoding serine hydrolase domain-containing protein, which yields MSKLDLSARAAAVLGVLVLALTSCGNPPPPPPSSQTPAPVSAAPVPRAAPTPDIPEISRLINDAIAANRLPGAVVAVGHAGRVVFQRAYGVRKLAGEQDLDGAPGPAEPMTEDTVFDIASLTKPLATATAVMQLSERVTVSVDEPLQTYLPAFNPSNDPQRARVTVRMLLTHTSGLPGDLDLRDPWGLEHADKAEGVRRALTTPLQSNPGAVFRYSDIGYVLLGALVETLTGEAEDVYVQRAVFAPIGMTDTRYLPPAKACGPHEIRGAAIAWAPGRAPAACPAGTWSTDLLPHIAPTARDEESRADPGRNPDIDHLLRGTVHDPTARRMGGVVGHAGVFSTVADLNLFAQALLDRLAGRRSTFPLERSTVQLMTSPQQPDGPDLRGLGWDIDTAHSRPRGTIFPVGTSFGHTGFTGTSLWIDPASDSYVVLLTNVIHLRGSRPVSDLQGDVATAAARALHLPGG from the coding sequence ATGAGCAAGCTCGACCTGTCTGCGCGCGCAGCCGCGGTGCTGGGCGTCCTCGTGCTGGCCCTGACGTCGTGCGGCAACCCGCCCCCACCTCCGCCGTCATCGCAGACACCGGCTCCGGTCTCCGCGGCACCGGTCCCGCGCGCCGCACCGACGCCCGACATCCCGGAGATCTCGCGGCTGATCAACGACGCGATCGCCGCCAACCGACTCCCGGGCGCCGTGGTGGCGGTCGGGCATGCGGGCCGCGTCGTGTTCCAGCGGGCTTACGGTGTGCGCAAGCTCGCCGGCGAACAAGATCTCGACGGTGCGCCCGGACCGGCCGAACCGATGACCGAGGACACCGTCTTCGACATCGCGTCGTTGACCAAACCGCTGGCCACCGCCACCGCGGTGATGCAGCTGTCCGAACGGGTAACCGTATCGGTCGACGAACCGCTTCAGACCTACCTGCCCGCGTTCAATCCGTCCAACGATCCGCAGCGGGCCCGAGTGACTGTGCGGATGCTGCTCACCCACACCTCGGGCCTGCCCGGCGATCTGGATCTGCGCGACCCGTGGGGCCTCGAGCACGCCGACAAGGCCGAAGGTGTGCGGCGCGCGCTCACCACGCCGCTGCAGTCGAACCCCGGCGCGGTGTTCCGCTACTCCGACATCGGCTACGTGCTGCTGGGCGCCCTGGTCGAGACGCTCACCGGCGAGGCCGAGGACGTCTACGTCCAGCGGGCGGTCTTCGCGCCGATCGGGATGACCGACACCCGGTACCTGCCGCCGGCCAAGGCCTGTGGGCCACACGAGATCAGGGGAGCGGCGATCGCCTGGGCACCAGGGCGTGCCCCGGCCGCCTGTCCGGCGGGTACGTGGAGCACCGATCTGTTGCCCCACATCGCACCGACCGCCCGCGACGAGGAGAGCAGGGCCGACCCGGGCCGCAACCCCGACATCGACCACCTGCTGCGCGGCACCGTGCACGATCCGACCGCCCGCCGCATGGGCGGAGTGGTCGGCCACGCGGGCGTGTTCTCCACCGTGGCCGACCTCAACCTGTTCGCGCAGGCCCTGCTGGATCGGTTGGCCGGCCGACGGAGCACGTTCCCGCTCGAGCGGTCGACCGTTCAGCTCATGACATCGCCGCAGCAGCCGGATGGCCCCGATCTGCGCGGTCTCGGGTGGGACATCGACACCGCACACTCCCGGCCGCGGGGGACGATCTTCCCCGTCGGCACCAGTTTCGGGCACACCGGCTTCACCGGTACCTCGCTGTGGATCGACCCGGCGTCTGACAGCTACGTGGTGTTGCTGACGAACGTGATTCATCTACGGGGTAGCCGCCCGGTCTCCGATCTGCAAGGTGACGTGGCGACGGCCGCGGCGCGGGCGCTGCACTTACCCGGCGGATAG
- a CDS encoding mechanosensitive ion channel family protein, with amino-acid sequence MTTNTVLALSMGDSWRGFWSGDIGVWILDRGVRIALLLIGGILAARFINWAAVRIVRRLDAEYEGSDQLVRSESTKHRQAVASVISWVSVALLFVIVLVEITDILAVPIGSLVAPAAVLGAALGFGAQRLVQDLLSGFFIITEKQYGFGDLVALTVTGVAAPAEGTVEDVTLRVTKLRSSEGEMMTIPNGQIVKSVNLSKDWARAVIDIPVPTSADLNEVNDLLHEVAENAYEDKWLRDLLLDAPQLMGVESIELDTVNLRMVARTLPGKQFEVGRRLRVLVIRALRRGGISSPGDGHNPMVAAIPHPAAVAGGAAEETQAAPEQKQ; translated from the coding sequence ATGACCACCAACACCGTCCTGGCCCTCAGCATGGGTGACAGCTGGCGCGGCTTCTGGTCCGGCGACATCGGTGTCTGGATCCTCGACCGCGGCGTGCGCATCGCGCTGCTGCTGATCGGTGGCATCCTGGCCGCCCGGTTCATCAACTGGGCCGCCGTACGGATCGTGCGCCGGCTCGACGCCGAGTACGAGGGCAGCGACCAACTGGTGCGCTCGGAGAGCACCAAGCACCGGCAGGCCGTCGCGTCGGTCATCTCCTGGGTGTCGGTCGCGCTGCTGTTCGTCATCGTGCTGGTCGAGATCACCGACATCCTCGCCGTGCCGATCGGTTCGCTGGTCGCCCCGGCCGCGGTGCTCGGCGCCGCGCTGGGCTTCGGCGCTCAGCGGCTCGTGCAGGATCTACTGTCGGGGTTCTTCATCATCACCGAAAAGCAGTACGGCTTCGGCGATTTGGTGGCGCTGACGGTGACCGGTGTGGCCGCGCCCGCCGAAGGCACCGTCGAGGACGTCACGCTGCGGGTCACCAAGCTGCGCTCCAGCGAGGGCGAGATGATGACGATCCCCAACGGGCAGATCGTCAAATCGGTGAACCTGTCCAAAGATTGGGCCCGCGCGGTCATCGACATCCCCGTGCCGACGTCGGCCGACCTCAACGAGGTCAACGACCTGCTGCACGAGGTGGCCGAGAACGCCTACGAGGACAAGTGGCTGCGTGACCTGCTGCTCGACGCGCCGCAGCTGATGGGTGTGGAGAGCATCGAACTCGACACCGTGAACCTGCGGATGGTCGCGCGCACGCTGCCCGGCAAGCAGTTCGAGGTCGGCCGGCGGCTGCGGGTCCTGGTCATCCGCGCGCTGCGCCGCGGCGGCATCTCGTCGCCCGGCGACGGACACAACCCGATGGTCGCGGCGATCCCGCACCCGGCGGCGGTCGCGGGCGGAGCCGCCGAGGAGACCCAGGCCGCGCCGGAGCAGAAGCAGTGA
- a CDS encoding DUF1906 domain-containing protein gives MAAQMPTASAQGLRVVDFTHRQVPADQIKAAGYDGALVYVSELRPGADFDFKPVTRAYADSLRAEGLHVASCYQYGKPGWPTPSDYTRGYEGGVADAETAVRLHTAAGGPPSAPIFFSIDEDIDGDTWKTVAVEWLRGINSVIGVNRTGVYGHVGVCGWAIDDGVIGRSTSDGHWWAWQTRAWSGGERDPRAVLYQAVVVSGSEPGIAMGGTHVDENEVLAADFGQWDLDRT, from the coding sequence ATGGCCGCGCAGATGCCGACGGCGTCCGCGCAGGGTTTGCGGGTGGTCGATTTCACCCATCGGCAGGTGCCCGCCGATCAGATCAAGGCAGCGGGCTACGACGGCGCGCTGGTCTACGTGTCCGAGCTGCGTCCGGGCGCCGATTTCGACTTCAAACCCGTCACGCGCGCCTATGCGGACTCGCTGCGCGCCGAAGGTTTGCACGTCGCCAGCTGCTACCAGTACGGCAAGCCGGGGTGGCCGACGCCGTCGGATTACACGCGCGGGTATGAGGGTGGTGTCGCCGACGCCGAGACCGCGGTGCGCCTGCACACGGCGGCGGGCGGTCCGCCGTCGGCGCCGATTTTCTTCAGCATCGACGAGGACATCGACGGTGATACGTGGAAAACGGTTGCAGTAGAATGGCTTCGGGGTATCAACTCGGTCATCGGGGTGAACCGCACCGGCGTGTACGGGCACGTCGGGGTGTGTGGCTGGGCGATCGACGACGGGGTGATCGGGCGCTCGACCAGCGACGGCCATTGGTGGGCGTGGCAGACGAGGGCCTGGTCTGGCGGTGAGCGCGACCCCAGAGCCGTCCTATACCAGGCCGTGGTGGTCAGCGGGTCGGAGCCCGGTATCGCCATGGGCGGGACTCACGTCGACGAAAACGAGGTGCTGGCAGCCGATTTCGGCCAGTGGGACCTCGACCGGACGTGA
- a CDS encoding acyl-CoA thioesterase, which produces MTDDLTGPLQGTALKKAVLTSLETLERALTPEPLGGNRFRADNERDRFGRIFGGQLLAQALYAASRTVEQHAPASLHAYFVQTGASDTPVDIAVDVVRDGRSMATRQVTVAQGERTLLTAMASFHTNPDEPVLDAPRPDVPGPEEMPLLQHWVHQVPASLRTNAQSWVDVPPAIEMRIAEPTSFLGGRQTPAPRSHWMRVPRTIGDEPALHAAMLAYASDYLMLDMAMRNHPDPADYGSITAVSLDHGLWLHRPVRFDEWHLYTQQTVAITGHRALIRGVIHDAAGHTVASTAQEMLIRPL; this is translated from the coding sequence GTGACAGATGACCTGACGGGTCCGCTGCAGGGCACCGCGCTGAAAAAGGCGGTACTCACTTCGCTGGAAACCCTTGAGCGCGCGTTGACGCCGGAGCCGTTGGGCGGCAATCGGTTTCGGGCCGACAACGAGCGGGACCGGTTCGGCCGGATCTTCGGTGGTCAGCTGCTCGCGCAGGCGCTGTACGCGGCCTCGCGCACCGTCGAGCAGCACGCGCCGGCGTCGTTGCACGCCTACTTCGTGCAGACCGGCGCCTCGGACACGCCGGTCGACATCGCCGTCGATGTCGTGCGTGACGGGCGGTCGATGGCGACCCGGCAGGTCACCGTCGCGCAGGGCGAGCGCACGTTGTTGACGGCCATGGCGTCGTTTCACACCAACCCGGACGAGCCGGTGCTCGACGCGCCCCGGCCGGATGTCCCGGGACCCGAGGAGATGCCGCTGCTGCAGCACTGGGTGCACCAGGTGCCGGCGTCGTTGCGGACGAACGCGCAGAGCTGGGTCGACGTCCCGCCGGCGATCGAGATGCGCATCGCCGAACCGACGAGCTTCCTGGGCGGCCGACAGACGCCGGCGCCACGCTCGCACTGGATGCGGGTGCCGCGCACGATCGGCGACGAGCCCGCGCTGCACGCCGCAATGCTCGCCTACGCCAGTGACTACCTGATGCTGGACATGGCGATGCGTAACCATCCGGACCCGGCCGACTACGGGTCGATCACCGCGGTCAGCCTCGACCATGGGCTGTGGTTGCACCGTCCCGTCCGGTTCGACGAGTGGCATCTCTACACCCAGCAGACGGTGGCCATCACCGGACACCGGGCGTTGATCCGCGGCGTCATCCACGACGCGGCCGGCCACACCGTCGCCAGCACGGCGCAGGAGATGTTGATCCGCCCGCTCTGA
- the ftsE gene encoding cell division ATP-binding protein FtsE, with protein sequence MITLNNVTKQYKSSARPALDNVSVKIDKGEFVFLIGPSGSGKSTFMRLLLAEETPTHGDIQVSKFHVNKLSGRHVPSLRQVIGCVFQDFRLLQQKTVFENVAFALEVIGKRAETINRVVPDVLEMVGLSGKANRLPAELSGGEQQRVAIARAFVNRPLVLLADEPTGNLDPETSKDIMDLLERINRTGTTVLMATHDHHIVDSMRQRVVELELGRLVRDEQRGVYGMDR encoded by the coding sequence ATGATCACCCTCAACAACGTGACCAAGCAGTACAAGTCGTCTGCGCGGCCCGCGCTCGACAACGTCTCGGTCAAGATCGACAAGGGTGAGTTCGTCTTCCTGATCGGCCCGTCGGGTTCGGGCAAGTCGACGTTCATGCGGCTGCTGCTGGCCGAGGAGACCCCGACCCACGGCGACATCCAGGTGTCGAAGTTCCACGTCAACAAGCTGTCCGGCCGCCACGTCCCGAGCCTGCGGCAGGTGATCGGATGCGTGTTCCAGGACTTTCGCCTGCTGCAGCAGAAGACGGTGTTCGAGAACGTGGCGTTCGCGTTGGAGGTGATCGGCAAGCGCGCGGAAACCATCAATCGGGTGGTGCCCGACGTGCTGGAGATGGTCGGCCTCTCGGGTAAGGCCAACCGGCTGCCCGCCGAACTGTCCGGCGGCGAACAGCAGCGCGTGGCGATCGCGCGCGCCTTCGTCAACCGCCCGCTGGTGCTGCTGGCCGACGAACCCACCGGCAACCTGGACCCCGAGACCAGCAAGGACATCATGGATCTGCTCGAGCGGATCAACCGCACCGGCACGACGGTGCTGATGGCCACCCACGACCACCACATCGTCGACTCGATGCGTCAGCGGGTCGTCGAACTCGAACTCGGCCGCCTGGTTCGCGATGAGCAGCGCGGCGTCTACGGAATGGATCGCTAG
- a CDS encoding SDR family NAD(P)-dependent oxidoreductase — protein sequence MATEATAMTRGPGRLAGKSAVITGAAFGIGRATAVLFAREGARLVVTDIQGGPLLALADELRQTGAEVETVVGDVSVEDDAGRMIRAATDRYGRLDVLVANAGIIPLGDAFEVSAADWDEVMAIDGRGMFLTCKFAIEAMLPTGGGAIVCLSSISGLAGQKRQAAYGPAKFIATGMTKHLAVEWADRGIRVNAVAPGTIRTERVKRLPEEPGGSEYLAAVESMHPMGRIGEPAEVASAIVFLASDDASFITGAVLPVDGGYLAQ from the coding sequence ATGGCGACCGAAGCGACGGCAATGACCCGCGGACCCGGACGTCTCGCCGGAAAGTCCGCGGTGATCACCGGTGCGGCATTCGGCATCGGCCGCGCGACCGCCGTGTTGTTCGCGCGCGAGGGCGCGCGGCTGGTCGTGACCGACATCCAAGGCGGGCCGCTGCTCGCGCTGGCTGACGAACTACGGCAAACCGGCGCGGAGGTCGAGACGGTCGTCGGTGACGTCTCGGTCGAGGACGACGCGGGACGGATGATCAGGGCGGCGACCGACCGCTACGGGCGGCTCGACGTGCTGGTCGCCAACGCCGGGATCATCCCGCTCGGCGACGCGTTCGAGGTCTCCGCCGCCGACTGGGACGAAGTGATGGCCATCGACGGGCGCGGCATGTTCCTCACCTGCAAATTCGCGATCGAGGCCATGCTGCCGACCGGGGGCGGCGCCATCGTGTGTCTCTCCTCGATCTCCGGGCTGGCCGGACAGAAGCGGCAGGCGGCGTACGGGCCCGCCAAGTTCATCGCCACCGGCATGACCAAGCACCTGGCGGTCGAGTGGGCTGACCGCGGGATCAGAGTCAATGCCGTTGCCCCCGGAACCATTCGAACCGAACGGGTCAAGCGTCTCCCGGAAGAGCCGGGTGGCTCCGAGTACCTGGCGGCGGTGGAAAGCATGCATCCGATGGGCAGGATCGGCGAACCGGCCGAAGTCGCCAGCGCCATCGTCTTCCTCGCGTCCGACGACGCCTCCTTCATCACCGGCGCCGTGCTGCCCGTCGACGGTGGATACCTCGCGCAGTAG
- a CDS encoding VOC family protein, translating into MRLFEQPWPDGDFRFFQIGHVVDDVLAAAAQWARTFGVGPFHVLPVGEQQADYGGEVRTVRIQVAVAQAGPVQIELIQQHCETPSVYSDWSRGGTSAVHQIATLTNDYDGKVAHFVSLGYPVVAQSRGGGLRVAYIDTVADFGFYTEVVAGPPTFVDQLRAISETCANWDGRDPVRIMTRDGYRVP; encoded by the coding sequence GTGAGGCTGTTCGAACAGCCGTGGCCCGACGGTGACTTCCGGTTCTTCCAAATCGGCCATGTCGTCGACGACGTGCTCGCCGCGGCCGCCCAGTGGGCACGCACGTTCGGCGTCGGCCCGTTCCATGTGCTTCCGGTCGGTGAGCAACAAGCCGATTACGGCGGTGAGGTCCGCACCGTCCGCATCCAGGTCGCCGTCGCGCAGGCCGGGCCCGTTCAGATCGAACTGATCCAGCAGCACTGCGAAACCCCGAGCGTCTACTCGGACTGGAGCCGCGGAGGGACCAGCGCTGTGCACCAGATCGCCACGCTGACAAACGATTACGACGGCAAGGTCGCCCACTTCGTATCGCTGGGTTATCCGGTCGTCGCGCAGAGTAGGGGCGGCGGGCTGCGGGTCGCCTACATCGACACGGTCGCGGACTTCGGCTTCTACACCGAGGTCGTCGCGGGCCCGCCGACGTTCGTCGACCAGCTGCGTGCGATCTCCGAGACCTGCGCGAACTGGGACGGCCGCGACCCGGTCCGCATCATGACCCGCGACGGCTACCGCGTGCCCTGA
- the smpB gene encoding SsrA-binding protein SmpB, whose product MAKKAKKADPSRSSNNKVVATNRRARHNYSILETFEAGVQLVGTEVKSLREGQASLADAFATVDDGEVWLRNLHIPEYQHGTWTNHAPRRNRKLLLHRKQIDQLIGRIRDGNLTLVPLSLYFTDGKVKVELALARGKEARDKRQDLARRDADREIIRELGRRAKGMT is encoded by the coding sequence GTGGCAAAGAAAGCCAAGAAGGCGGACCCGTCGAGGTCCAGCAACAACAAGGTCGTTGCGACGAATCGCAGGGCCCGGCACAACTATTCGATCCTGGAGACCTTCGAGGCCGGGGTGCAGTTGGTCGGCACCGAGGTCAAGAGCCTGCGTGAGGGGCAGGCGTCGCTGGCCGACGCGTTCGCCACCGTCGACGACGGCGAGGTGTGGCTGCGCAACCTGCACATCCCGGAGTATCAGCACGGCACCTGGACCAACCACGCGCCGCGGCGCAACCGCAAACTGTTGTTGCACCGCAAGCAGATCGACCAGCTGATCGGGCGGATCCGCGACGGCAACCTCACCCTGGTGCCGCTGTCGCTGTACTTCACCGACGGCAAGGTCAAGGTCGAGTTGGCGTTGGCCCGCGGTAAGGAGGCCCGCGACAAACGCCAGGACCTCGCGCGCCGCGACGCCGACCGCGAGATCATCCGCGAGTTGGGGCGACGCGCCAAGGGCATGACCTGA
- a CDS encoding EamA family transporter — MIGIVLALASALGYGISDFVGGIASRRVAALRVVLVSYPIAMVLLAVLAAVVGGDVSHGAVLWGVLCGVSQAFGVWWFYAALGSGPISVVSPLTAILVAGIPVGVGLALGERPGLIAGIGVVVALVAVVLVSREVSDEDVRPHRFTATVAWLTVGSGVAFGMNFVLIDQAPVEAKLWPLVFARMSATALVVLIALVSRNLRPPTGTPLKLAVLAAFLDVGANIAMLLALQASLLSLAGVLMSLYPAATVLLAILVLRERVSRWQAVGMVLALAAVAMIAAG, encoded by the coding sequence CTGATCGGAATCGTCCTGGCGTTGGCGTCCGCGCTGGGCTACGGGATCAGCGACTTCGTTGGGGGGATCGCGTCACGGCGGGTCGCCGCGCTGCGCGTGGTGCTCGTGTCGTACCCGATCGCGATGGTGCTGCTGGCCGTGTTGGCGGCCGTCGTCGGCGGCGACGTCTCGCACGGCGCGGTGCTGTGGGGCGTGCTGTGCGGGGTGTCGCAGGCGTTCGGTGTCTGGTGGTTCTACGCTGCGCTGGGGTCAGGGCCGATCTCGGTGGTCTCGCCGCTGACCGCGATTCTGGTGGCCGGCATCCCGGTCGGCGTCGGCCTGGCGCTGGGGGAGCGGCCGGGCCTGATCGCCGGGATCGGTGTGGTGGTGGCGCTGGTGGCGGTGGTGCTGGTCAGCCGCGAGGTTTCGGATGAGGACGTGCGGCCGCACCGGTTCACCGCGACGGTCGCGTGGCTGACCGTCGGCTCCGGAGTGGCGTTCGGCATGAACTTCGTGCTGATCGACCAGGCGCCGGTGGAGGCGAAGCTGTGGCCGCTGGTGTTCGCGCGCATGTCGGCGACGGCGCTGGTGGTGCTGATCGCGCTGGTCAGCCGCAACCTGCGGCCGCCGACCGGCACGCCGCTGAAGCTGGCGGTGTTGGCGGCGTTCCTCGACGTCGGCGCCAACATCGCGATGCTGTTGGCGCTGCAGGCCTCGCTGCTGTCGCTGGCCGGGGTGCTGATGTCGCTGTATCCGGCGGCGACGGTGTTGTTGGCGATCCTGGTGTTGCGCGAGCGGGTGTCGCGCTGGCAGGCCGTCGGCATGGTGCTGGCGCTGGCCGCGGTCGCGATGATCGCCGCCGGTTAG
- a CDS encoding maleylpyruvate isomerase family mycothiol-dependent enzyme, which translates to MGPVILLDKSAVLDGLFAQWDAIDDVVGDLAEAEWQAPTSLPGWSVRDVVAHVVGTESMLQGAPTPQADIDVSTLAHVRNDIGVLNELWVRELSVLPAGELLQRYRDVTAERRDALAAISDDDWNTETFTPAGPDSYGRFMRVRVFDCWMHEHDIRDALERPATDPTGSSPELALDELTASMGFVVGKLGRAPEGSRVSIVLTGPLGRTINVAVDGRARVVDDFGGDEPTTTITLDALLFARLAGGRQALDHGVVGYGGDQAVGRRIVEHLNFVI; encoded by the coding sequence ATCGGACCGGTGATCCTCCTCGACAAATCCGCGGTGCTCGACGGCCTGTTCGCGCAATGGGACGCGATCGACGACGTCGTCGGGGACCTCGCCGAAGCCGAGTGGCAGGCGCCGACATCGCTGCCCGGCTGGTCGGTGCGCGACGTGGTGGCGCATGTGGTCGGGACGGAGTCGATGCTGCAGGGGGCGCCGACACCGCAGGCCGACATCGACGTGTCGACGCTCGCCCACGTCCGCAACGACATCGGGGTTCTCAACGAGCTGTGGGTCCGTGAGCTGAGCGTCCTGCCGGCCGGCGAGTTGCTGCAGCGATACCGCGATGTCACCGCCGAACGCCGCGACGCGCTGGCCGCGATATCCGACGACGACTGGAACACCGAGACGTTCACACCGGCGGGTCCGGACAGCTACGGCCGGTTCATGCGGGTGCGTGTCTTCGACTGCTGGATGCACGAGCACGACATCCGCGACGCGCTCGAGCGGCCGGCGACGGACCCGACCGGCAGCTCGCCGGAACTCGCGCTCGACGAGTTGACCGCGAGCATGGGCTTCGTGGTGGGCAAGCTGGGCCGGGCGCCGGAGGGGTCGCGGGTGTCGATCGTGTTGACCGGTCCGCTGGGCCGGACCATCAACGTGGCTGTCGACGGTCGCGCCCGGGTGGTCGACGACTTCGGTGGCGACGAGCCGACGACGACGATCACGCTCGACGCGCTGCTGTTCGCGCGGCTGGCGGGCGGACGGCAGGCGCTGGACCACGGCGTCGTCGGCTATGGCGGCGACCAGGCCGTCGGCAGGCGCATCGTCGAGCACCTCAACTTCGTGATCTGA